In Kordia antarctica, the following proteins share a genomic window:
- a CDS encoding aminotransferase class V-fold PLP-dependent enzyme, whose translation MLDIQKIRKDFPILSREVNGKPLIYFDNAATSQTPQQVIDCIVDYYSRYNANIHRGVHTLSQEATDAYEEARIKIQQHFNAAKPYEIILTSGTTESINLVANGFASLLKKGDEIIVSALEHHSNIVPWQMLCEHVGATMKVIPMFENGQLDMETYVSLLNKNTKLVFCNHVSNALGIINPVKFIIDKAHEVGAAVLIDGAQSSPHIKADVQALDVDFYVASAHKICGPTGVGLLYGKEDWLNKLPPYKGGGEMIDQVTFEKTTFAGLPHKFEAGTPNICGVIAFGVALDYMNDIGFEEIGAYEHELLVHATEKLLAIGDVTIYGTGDKTAVISFNIENIHPYDIGTIIDKLGIAVRTGHHCAQPIMDFYKIPGTVRASFSFYNTKEEIDTFIEAIKRAKKMLS comes from the coding sequence ATGTTAGACATCCAAAAGATCCGAAAAGACTTTCCAATTCTCAGCCGAGAAGTAAACGGAAAACCCTTAATATATTTCGATAATGCGGCAACTTCGCAAACACCTCAACAAGTAATTGACTGTATTGTAGACTATTATTCGCGCTACAATGCAAACATTCATCGCGGTGTGCATACGCTGAGTCAGGAAGCCACAGATGCGTATGAAGAAGCACGTATAAAAATTCAGCAGCATTTTAACGCTGCAAAACCGTATGAAATTATCCTAACTTCAGGAACTACGGAAAGTATCAATTTGGTGGCAAATGGTTTTGCTTCACTATTAAAAAAAGGCGACGAAATTATTGTTTCTGCGTTAGAACATCATTCAAATATTGTTCCTTGGCAAATGTTGTGCGAGCATGTTGGAGCTACCATGAAAGTAATTCCGATGTTTGAAAATGGGCAACTAGACATGGAAACGTATGTTTCCTTATTGAATAAAAACACAAAATTGGTCTTCTGTAATCATGTTTCCAATGCCTTGGGAATTATCAATCCGGTAAAATTCATCATTGACAAAGCACATGAAGTTGGTGCCGCCGTTTTGATTGATGGCGCACAATCGTCACCACATATCAAAGCAGATGTACAAGCGTTAGATGTTGATTTCTATGTAGCTTCGGCACATAAAATTTGTGGACCAACTGGTGTTGGATTGTTATACGGAAAAGAAGATTGGCTCAATAAATTACCTCCATACAAAGGCGGCGGCGAAATGATAGACCAAGTTACGTTTGAAAAAACTACGTTTGCAGGTTTGCCACACAAGTTTGAAGCTGGAACACCAAATATATGTGGTGTTATTGCTTTTGGAGTTGCGCTCGATTATATGAATGACATTGGCTTTGAAGAAATTGGAGCATATGAACATGAATTATTAGTCCATGCTACTGAAAAATTACTCGCTATTGGCGATGTTACTATTTACGGAACTGGCGATAAAACAGCCGTAATTTCGTTTAATATTGAAAACATTCATCCGTACGATATCGGAACTATTATAGATAAACTCGGAATTGCCGTTCGTACAGGACATCATTGTGCGCAACCAATCATGGATTTCTATAAAATTCCTGGAACGGTTCGCGCTTCGTTTTCTTTTTACAATACAAAAGAAGAAATTGACACATTTATTGAAGCTATTAAGAGAGCAAAAAAGATGCTTTCGTAA
- a CDS encoding zinc metalloprotease encodes MRKIFLSLIAVAAITVSCSDDQTADTNNDEQVAVDMSDFYLHTDNSEKAAGGCFTMQKLNAQLEKDPKLYDRMYDLEKKYRQTTLAKKKPAKPGGGNGGGGGTPPPTDDLGVVTIPVYVHVVYSNSNENISSTQVNSQISVLNDDFRRANNDANQTPSLFSGVAADTEIQFSLAGTFRHSNSRTSWGTNNLVKSTYPPVTPSTHMNIWVCNIGGGILGYAQFPGGSPSTDGIVVGPQYFGTSGYVASPFDGGRTTTHEVGHYLNLRHIWGDGRCNRDDFVADTPTSDAPNYGCPSFPTTNCRSTDMTMNYMDYTDDACMNMFSAGQKTRMRGILLAGGSRESLVN; translated from the coding sequence ATGAGAAAAATTTTTCTAAGTCTGATTGCTGTTGCAGCAATTACTGTATCCTGTAGTGATGACCAAACTGCTGATACAAACAATGACGAACAAGTGGCAGTTGACATGAGCGACTTCTACTTACACACAGACAATAGTGAAAAAGCAGCTGGCGGTTGTTTTACAATGCAAAAGTTGAATGCCCAACTTGAAAAAGATCCAAAATTATACGATAGAATGTATGATTTAGAGAAAAAATACAGACAAACTACACTTGCTAAAAAGAAACCAGCGAAGCCAGGCGGCGGAAACGGCGGCGGCGGCGGAACTCCACCTCCAACTGATGATTTAGGTGTTGTAACAATTCCTGTATATGTACACGTTGTATATAGTAATAGCAATGAAAATATTAGCAGTACACAAGTAAACTCTCAAATCTCAGTTTTAAACGACGATTTTAGAAGAGCTAACAATGATGCAAATCAAACACCTTCTTTGTTTTCTGGAGTAGCGGCTGATACTGAAATTCAATTCAGTTTAGCAGGAACATTCAGGCATTCAAACTCAAGAACTTCTTGGGGAACGAATAACTTAGTAAAATCAACATATCCACCAGTAACACCTTCAACTCACATGAATATTTGGGTTTGTAATATTGGTGGCGGAATCTTAGGATATGCACAATTTCCAGGAGGAAGTCCTTCAACTGACGGTATTGTAGTTGGACCACAATATTTTGGGACATCAGGTTATGTTGCTTCTCCTTTTGATGGTGGAAGAACAACAACGCACGAAGTAGGTCACTACTTAAACTTACGCCATATTTGGGGAGACGGAAGATGTAACAGAGATGATTTTGTTGCTGATACACCAACTTCTGATGCGCCAAACTACGGTTGTCCTTCATTCCCAACAACGAACTGTCGTTCAACGGATATGACAATGAACTATATGGATTACACGGATGATGCGTGTATGAATATGTTTAGTGCTGGACAAAAAACTAGAATGAGAGGTATTTTACTTGCAGGTGGATCTAGAGAAAGTCTAGTAAACTAA
- a CDS encoding SufE family protein, which yields MTIQEIQAEIVDEFAMFDDWMQRYEYMIDLGKSLPLIDKSLKKDENLIKGCQSKVWVHGEMNADTLVFTADSDAIITKGIIAILIRAFSNQSPAAIIEANTDFIDEIGLKEHLSPTRANGLVSMIKRLKLYAVAYQSQLN from the coding sequence ATGACAATACAGGAAATACAAGCTGAAATAGTAGACGAGTTTGCCATGTTTGACGATTGGATGCAACGCTACGAATATATGATTGACCTTGGAAAATCGCTTCCGCTGATTGATAAAAGCTTAAAAAAAGACGAAAACCTCATCAAAGGTTGTCAAAGTAAAGTTTGGGTTCACGGCGAAATGAATGCTGATACATTGGTGTTTACCGCAGATAGTGACGCTATTATTACCAAAGGAATCATTGCAATTTTAATTCGTGCTTTTTCAAACCAAAGTCCAGCAGCAATTATTGAAGCAAATACTGATTTTATTGACGAAATTGGCCTGAAAGAACATTTATCGCCAACTCGTGCCAACGGATTGGTCAGTATGATTAAGCGACTAAAGTTATACGCAGTAGCGTATCAATCACAATTAAATTAA
- a CDS encoding iron-sulfur cluster assembly protein, translating into MSEITIDTNALGEKIVKVLKTIYDPEIPVDIYELGLIYDVFVNESSDVKILMTLTSPNCPVAETLPLEIEEKVKSLKEVNSAIVEITFEPPWDKDLMSEEAKLELGLL; encoded by the coding sequence ATGTCAGAAATCACCATAGATACAAACGCTTTAGGCGAGAAAATCGTAAAAGTATTAAAGACTATTTACGATCCAGAAATTCCAGTAGATATTTACGAATTGGGTTTAATTTATGATGTTTTTGTAAATGAAAGCTCCGATGTGAAAATTTTAATGACATTAACGTCTCCAAATTGTCCTGTGGCAGAAACGCTTCCGCTGGAAATTGAAGAAAAAGTAAAATCGTTAAAAGAAGTCAACAGCGCTATTGTTGAAATTACCTTTGAGCCGCCTTGGGACAAAGATTTAATGAGCGAAGAAGCAAAGTTAGAATTAGGCTTACTATAA
- a CDS encoding DUF2480 family protein, with product MADEIINRIAQSKLVTINLEDYYPVGERVLFDISDWLLEGLILREKDFRKYVAEYDWSKHQGHYVSLVCATDAIIPAWAYMLVSVHLTPFVEKVIIGTLENLETSIYQDIISKLDVSSYQDTPIIIKGCANKPIPDNAYTMIISKLHGVAKSIMYGEACSSVPLYKRK from the coding sequence ATGGCAGACGAAATTATCAACAGAATTGCGCAAAGCAAATTGGTCACTATTAACTTAGAGGATTATTATCCTGTGGGCGAACGTGTGCTTTTTGACATCTCCGATTGGTTGTTAGAAGGATTGATATTGCGTGAAAAAGATTTTCGAAAATATGTTGCCGAGTATGATTGGTCAAAACATCAAGGACACTATGTTTCCTTAGTTTGTGCTACGGACGCTATTATTCCTGCTTGGGCATATATGTTGGTAAGCGTACATTTAACACCTTTTGTCGAAAAAGTAATTATTGGTACGTTGGAGAATTTAGAAACGTCCATTTACCAAGATATTATTTCAAAATTAGACGTTTCAAGCTATCAAGATACGCCAATTATTATAAAAGGCTGTGCAAACAAACCTATACCAGACAACGCGTACACGATGATAATTTCAAAATTACATGGAGTTGCTAAAAGTATCATGTATGGCGAGGCTTGTTCTTCCGTCCCACTTTACAAAAGAAAATAA
- a CDS encoding DUF3078 domain-containing protein → MKKIIFAIALCIGITSVNAQSVEELKAQKSEKQAAADALQGEANAIQAQIDALPGWKKGAFGTIGGSLSQFNDWYSQGTPNISSGNIGFTVNAFANLNQEKFFWNNSANVNLSWVKIDDKDDPTDNDKFREATDVFNVSSLYGYKLSEKFAISALGEYRTTILDNFNDPGYLDLGVGGTWTPIKNLIVVVHPLNYNFVFSDNDSVFESSLGAKIVADYTRRIGAINFKTNLSMFQSYKNSDYSNWTWSNSFSYTLWKKIGVGFDFALRQNKQEAVSFNLANGNLGTTFDNVDNKLQSYWTVGLSYNL, encoded by the coding sequence ATGAAAAAAATCATATTTGCAATTGCGTTATGTATCGGAATTACTTCCGTGAATGCGCAATCAGTAGAAGAATTAAAAGCTCAAAAATCTGAAAAGCAAGCTGCGGCTGATGCTTTACAAGGAGAAGCAAATGCTATACAAGCACAAATTGATGCTTTGCCAGGATGGAAAAAAGGAGCTTTTGGAACTATTGGAGGAAGCCTTTCTCAATTTAATGATTGGTATTCACAAGGAACACCAAACATTTCATCTGGAAATATCGGATTTACAGTAAATGCTTTTGCTAACTTGAATCAAGAAAAGTTTTTCTGGAATAATAGTGCAAATGTAAACTTATCATGGGTTAAGATTGATGACAAAGACGATCCTACGGATAATGACAAATTTAGAGAAGCTACGGATGTATTCAATGTAAGTTCTTTGTACGGTTATAAATTATCTGAAAAATTTGCGATCTCAGCTTTGGGAGAATATAGGACGACAATTTTGGACAATTTTAATGATCCTGGCTATTTAGATCTTGGTGTCGGTGGAACTTGGACGCCAATAAAAAATTTAATTGTTGTTGTTCATCCATTAAACTACAACTTTGTATTTAGTGACAATGATTCTGTTTTTGAATCTTCATTAGGTGCAAAAATCGTAGCAGATTATACAAGACGTATTGGTGCAATAAACTTTAAGACAAACTTATCCATGTTTCAAAGCTATAAAAACAGTGATTATTCAAACTGGACATGGTCAAACTCATTTAGTTATACATTATGGAAAAAGATTGGTGTAGGTTTCGATTTTGCTTTAAGACAAAATAAACAAGAAGCGGTAAGTTTCAATCTTGCAAATGGAAATTTAGGAACTACGTTTGATAATGTAGATAACAAATTACAATCATACTGGACAGTTGGTTTAAGTTATAACTTATAG
- a CDS encoding T9SS type A sorting domain-containing protein, producing the protein MKTAISLIITLAVGTASFGQTINFEDANLKSYLLTENCVDTNNDGVPDSDADVNNDTEIQLTEALNITSLFLGNFPDTYFVASVEDLHHFSNLEKLRILYFGNMENFELLGLTNLTDLYIGTCATLKRIDISDLPNLVNQSIEDITTLEYLNMQNNNFPSGTFSLFYTENIDFACIDDTPEEYAAIEYHMEAGTTPTTNCALGIATNTIDEIQLIPNPTRNFLILITKNRMPISLSIADVSGRIIKNYNTNFTHIDVSSLAEGMYYVNIQLSDNQSILKKIIKN; encoded by the coding sequence ATGAAAACAGCAATCTCGCTAATTATAACTTTAGCAGTTGGAACCGCAAGTTTTGGACAAACTATCAATTTTGAAGATGCTAACTTAAAGTCTTATTTACTAACTGAAAATTGTGTGGACACAAATAATGATGGAGTTCCAGATAGTGATGCAGACGTAAATAATGATACTGAAATACAACTGACTGAAGCATTAAATATAACGAGTTTGTTTTTGGGAAACTTTCCAGATACGTATTTTGTTGCATCTGTGGAGGATTTGCATCATTTTAGCAATTTGGAAAAACTGAGAATTCTCTATTTTGGAAACATGGAAAATTTTGAATTACTCGGACTAACCAATTTAACAGATTTGTATATCGGAACATGTGCAACATTAAAAAGAATAGATATTTCTGATTTGCCCAACCTTGTAAATCAAAGTATAGAAGATATTACCACACTTGAATATCTGAATATGCAGAACAATAATTTTCCTAGCGGAACTTTTTCACTATTCTACACCGAAAATATAGATTTTGCCTGTATTGATGATACTCCAGAAGAATATGCCGCCATAGAATATCATATGGAAGCAGGAACAACGCCTACGACTAATTGTGCGCTTGGTATTGCTACAAATACTATTGATGAAATTCAATTAATTCCCAATCCGACACGAAACTTTTTAATACTTATCACAAAAAACAGGATGCCTATTTCGCTTTCTATTGCGGATGTTTCTGGTCGTATTATTAAAAACTACAACACTAACTTCACACATATTGATGTGTCTTCTTTAGCAGAAGGAATGTACTATGTAAACATTCAATTATCAGATAATCAATCTATTTTAAAGAAGATAATAAAAAATTAA